The stretch of DNA TATTAATAAAGTTTACCATTTTACTTGCCTTAACCGTAACACAAAGCCCATCGCATGAGGTAAATCAAATAGATCAACCAAGTAACGCAAAAAACAGTATTAACAACCTTTTAGGCAAAGCAGAGCAAATCCTAGCGAAAAGTGCTGATAGTAGTCTTGTTCTTGCAAGCGAAGCTGCCGCCCAAAGCAAGCAGTTGGATGATACTTTACTGCTAATAAAAAGCTACAGAGCCCAAGGTAAAGCAAAAAGCTATCTAAACCAATACAATGAAACTATTCAACTCTTTGATAGTGCTGTAATACTCTCCACAAGTTTACATAATTCCCCATTAATTTGGGAGTTTAATAACGATATTGGGGAGATTTACTCATTAAAAGGAGATTATGTAAATGCACTAAAATCATACCTTGAAGCACTTAGAATTGCCGAGAGGGATAAGGAAAAGGAGAACATTGCAAAATCGAATAGTAGCATTGCCATAATTTTAAAAAATCAGAAGGATTATCGGGATGCTATTAGCTATCTGGAAAAATCATTAAGTATTTGGCGTGATCTAAATAATAGCCAAAATGTTACACGAACAATAATCAATATTGCAGGGAATCTTGCACTGCTTGGTGATTATGATAAATCGTTGGAAAATTTACTCCAAGCCGAAAAATATGCCTCTGAAATCAAAGACACAAGCCTACTATCCGATATCACAATTTCAATAGCAAATATTTATAGCTATAAATCAGACTTTAAAGAATCGGAAAAATACTACCTAAAAGGGGTAGCACTTAAGAAATCTTTAAATGACATAGGGGGATTAGCCATAATCTATAATAATATGAGCGTTTTCTACCTTAATAATTTCAACTTTATTAAGGGTGAAAGGTATGCAAAATTGGCTCTGGATAATGCAAAACTATCGAACCTACAAAACATACAAATGGCCAGCTTCAAGAGCCTATCATATATATACTCAAAGCAAAAGAAATTCGAAAACGCCTACATCAATCAAAATAGCTATATCCGACTCAAGGACAGCTTGTTTACCATACAAAAATCTGAACAATTAGAGGAGATTAGGGCAAAATACGAGGCCGAGAAAAAGGAGCAGCAAATTAAAATCCTCGAAGGCGAAAATCAGATTAAGGAAATATTAATTAGGCAAGGGAATTTTGTTAGAAATACCCTAATTGGTGGTATTACAATATTTATACTGCTATTCGTATTCATTTTTAGGGCTTATAGGGAAAAGAAAAGAATAAATATTCTATTGGAGGATAAAAACAATTTGATTGAACAGCAGAAGGTAGATTTGAGCAATAAGAATATCGAATTGAATAATGTAAATTCAACTAAGGATCGGCTTTTTTCTATTATCGCACACGATTTGCGTAGCCCAATGAGCTCAATGGAGGGTTTATCGGGTATTATCCGGCAACTTCTTTCATCAGGCAAAACAGAAAAACTTGATGCTATTGCCCTGCACATCGATCAAACAATTAACAGGCTCAACTCACTGCTCGACAATTTATTAAATTGGTCATTAAGCCAAATAAATGGTCTACATATTAACTCAGAAATCATTTACATTAAAAAGGTCGTACTCTATTCCGTGGACATTCAAAAATCGGCTTTGGAGGCAAAGAAAATAACGCTAAATATTGATATCAATGATGATTTAAAGGTATACGTCGATCAAAATATGCTCCGTACAGTAATTAGAAACCTTATAAGCAATGCTATAAAATTCACGCCTAGTAACGGGTTTATTAATATCTCCGCATCTTCTGATAATGGGCTTGTACGTGTAAGTGTAAAAGATTCTGGCATTGGTATCACTTTTGAAAAACTAAACACTATTTTTGAAATCAATAGCACAAAAATTTCAGCAGGCACCAATGGTGAAAAAGGAACTGGTTTGGGTTTAACCCTTTGCAGAGATTTTATAGCACTAAATAATGGGAATATTGACATAATAAGTGAGAATGGTAAAGGAACGGAAGTTTTCTTTTCTTTACCCTCCAAACAATAATATTATATGATTTTATAGAAGAGGATAAGTAGTAAGTGCCTAGAGTACTTAGAGTATCTTGATTATTTATTTTCAAACTTTAGGCACTCTAACCTTTAGTTCACTTTAAGTACTTGATTATCTATTTTATTATCTGAGCATTACATGAATACCATTTCTGTTTTAATAGTTGAAGATGATTTAATTGAAGCCCTTAGGCTTGAAACCGGCCTTGAGGAGTTGGGCTTTAAAGTATTACCAGTTGCAGATAATGTAAAAGATGCTTTGGGCTTGTTCTATTCAACCGATCCTGATATTGTAATAATTGATATCAAACTTAAGGGTGATAAAGATGGGATTGAGCTGGGTGATCACATTACTTCAGATCAAAAGTATGAGAAACCAATAATCTACCTAACATCAATTCAGGATAGCCTGATTTTTCAACGAGCTAAGGCTACAAACCCACATGCTTACCTTATTAAACCAGTAGATTCGCAATCATTACAACATACAATAGAACTGGCACTTCAACAATTCGCAGGAAGCAAGTATGGTTTTAGCAATAATAGCCTTGATAATGGAATAGTTCATCGCGAATCCATATTTGTTAAAAAGGGGAAAAAAATGATTCGCCTTGAGATAAACGATATTAACTATATCGAAGTGGAATCCAAGTATTGTACGCTTATATTAGAAACCGAAAAAATGTTAGTCCGAAAATCGCTAATCGATTTACTAGATTTCCTACCACCACAAGATTTTCAAAGAGTTAATAGAAATTTAGTTATCAATCTTAACAAGGTTAGGGAATTTGATCTTGATGATATGACCGTTACAGTAAGTAAATCGGTACTTCCCATTAGCACAAAGTATAAAAAAGATCTGGTGAAAAAGTTAGGTTGTCTTCAATAACCTCCAAGAATGCTTTAAAGTCCGAAGGACTTGAATCTGAATAGCCCCCAGTGAAACTGGGGGTGGTTAAAGTATAAATATCAGAACCCTAAAAGGGTTCAATTTGGGTACAATTAAAATTCTGAATATTTGGAAAATTTCTTGGAAGATATACGAATAAAAAAGGGTGTCTTCGACTTTTTGGACACCCCTTTTTATAAAAGATAATAATATCAATTTAAACGATAGGACCTGCTGCAATTAGCTTTTTGCCAGCATCGTTATCGGTAAAATTTTCGAAGTTCTTAACAAACTTTTCAGCAAGTTCACGAGCTTTTACGTCCCATTCTGCTGGATTTGGCCAGCTATTCCTTGGATTCAAGAATTTGGATTCAACTCCCTTAACAGACTTTGGAACCTGAAGGTTGAAAACTGGAATAGTTTCAAACTCTGCATTCTCAATACTTCCATCAAGAATAGCATTGATTAAAGCACGGGTAGATGGAAGATCAATTCTTTTACCAACTCCATAAGAACCACCAATCCATCCAGTATTCACTAAGTATGCTTTGGAACCATGTTTTTCCATTTTTTTAACCAATTCACGAGCGTAAACGGTTGGGTGAAGCATTAAAAATGCCTGACCAAAACAGCTGCTGAATGTTGGTTGTGGTTCGGTTACCCCACGCTCAGTTCCTGCTAATTTTGCGGTAAAACCGCTTAGAAAATGGTATTGGGTTTGATCGGGAGTAAGTCTCGATACTGGAGGCAGTACACCAAATGAATCGGCAGTAAGGAAGATTACATGTTGAGCATGTCCACCTTTGGATATAGGTTTTACTATATTTTCGATATGGTAAATTGGGTATGAAACCCTTGTATTTTCGGTTTTACGTTTCGATTTAAAATCGATCTTCCCATCTCCATCAATATCAAGATTTTCAAGAAGGGCATCCTTGCGGATTGCTGCATAAATATCAGGTTCTTTAGAAGGATCTAGATCTATACACTTTGCATAGCAACCACCCTCGTAGTTGAACACTCCATTATCATCCCAACCATGCTCATCATCGCCAATAAGCGCACGGTTTGGATCGGCGGAAAGGGTAGTTTTTCCTGTACCTGATAGACCAAAGAAAACAGCAACATCGTCTTTCTTGCCAACGTTAGCACTACAATGCATTGATGCAATTCCTTTGAGTGGTAGGTAGTAGTTCATAACCGAGAAGATTCCCTTCTTCATCTCACCACCATACCATGTTCCACCAATAACTGCCATTCGCTGGGTTAAATGGAATGCAATATATACCTCACTATTTAGGTTCTGCTCTTTCCACTTAGGGTTCGATGTTTTTGATGCTACAAGTACAACAAAATCAGGCTTAAATGTTTTTAGCTCCTCATCGGTTGGACGAATGAACATGTTTTTTACAAAGTGTGCCTGCCATGCAACCTCCATCACAAAACGAACATTAATTCGAGTATCGATGTTTGCGCCACAATAGGCATCAACAACGTATAGTTTCTTTTCGCTTAGCTGCTCTGCGCTTATTTTTTTTAAATGATCCCAGATTTCGGCAGTAATGGGTTTATTATCGGAACTTTTTTTGCCAGTTTGAGCCCACCAAACATTATTCTCTGATGAGCTATCCTTTACAATGTACTTATCCTTGGGTGAACGACCAGTAAATATTCCTGTATCGACATTAATTGCTCCAAGATTTGTAAGATATCCTCTTTCAAAACCCTGAAGGTTTTTATCTGTCTCATGAGCATACAATAAATCATAACTCGGATTGTAAATTATCTCTTTAGGTTTTTCTATACCATAAACTGATAAATCAATATTTGTCATAAAAATTAGTTTTGAGTGAACAATCGATTTAAATAAGGCTATGCAAAGTTATTTTTATAAATGACAATTATCATAGATAGCTATATGTTTAATATCAGTTAAAAATTGATACTAAAACCATATAAAATAAAAAAACCTAGAATAATCTAGGTCTTTAAAGTTATGAACTGAAAGTTTTATTTTTGAGTTTTTTGATAAAGTTCAGAAACTTTAACCCAATTAACCACCTTCCAAAAGTTTGTAACGTAATCGGCTCGTTTATTTTGATACTTTAGATAATAAGCATGTTCCCATACATCAAGTGCCAGAATGGGTTTACCATGTTTTGGTGCGATATCCATTAGCGGATTATCCTGATTTGGTAGCTGTGCTACAAAAAGTTTACCTGTATCATCCACTGCTAACCATGCCCAGCCGCTTCCAAATAACGTATTTGCGGCTTTTTCAAACTCCTTTACAAACGCATCGTATGAACCAAACGATTCATTTATAGCCTTAAGTAGGGTAGCACTTGGCTCACCACCCTTTGGTGACATTATTTCCCAAAAAAATGCGTGGTTATAGTAACCTCCACCAAAATTCCTTACCTGTACAGGGTATTT from Bacteroidales bacterium encodes:
- a CDS encoding response regulator, whose translation is MNTISVLIVEDDLIEALRLETGLEELGFKVLPVADNVKDALGLFYSTDPDIVIIDIKLKGDKDGIELGDHITSDQKYEKPIIYLTSIQDSLIFQRAKATNPHAYLIKPVDSQSLQHTIELALQQFAGSKYGFSNNSLDNGIVHRESIFVKKGKKMIRLEINDINYIEVESKYCTLILETEKMLVRKSLIDLLDFLPPQDFQRVNRNLVINLNKVREFDLDDMTVTVSKSVLPISTKYKKDLVKKLGCLQ
- a CDS encoding superoxide dismutase codes for the protein MKTNKVLLIILFLQLFMIGIRAQNASSFTFPALPYSYDALEPYIDKATMEFHYDKHFRAYYNNFIKAADANSLNGKSMEEIFANVGKYPVQVRNFGGGYYNHAFFWEIMSPKGGEPSATLLKAINESFGSYDAFVKEFEKAANTLFGSGWAWLAVDDTGKLFVAQLPNQDNPLMDIAPKHGKPILALDVWEHAYYLKYQNKRADYVTNFWKVVNWVKVSELYQKTQK
- the pckA gene encoding phosphoenolpyruvate carboxykinase (ATP), with product MTNIDLSVYGIEKPKEIIYNPSYDLLYAHETDKNLQGFERGYLTNLGAINVDTGIFTGRSPKDKYIVKDSSSENNVWWAQTGKKSSDNKPITAEIWDHLKKISAEQLSEKKLYVVDAYCGANIDTRINVRFVMEVAWQAHFVKNMFIRPTDEELKTFKPDFVVLVASKTSNPKWKEQNLNSEVYIAFHLTQRMAVIGGTWYGGEMKKGIFSVMNYYLPLKGIASMHCSANVGKKDDVAVFFGLSGTGKTTLSADPNRALIGDDEHGWDDNGVFNYEGGCYAKCIDLDPSKEPDIYAAIRKDALLENLDIDGDGKIDFKSKRKTENTRVSYPIYHIENIVKPISKGGHAQHVIFLTADSFGVLPPVSRLTPDQTQYHFLSGFTAKLAGTERGVTEPQPTFSSCFGQAFLMLHPTVYARELVKKMEKHGSKAYLVNTGWIGGSYGVGKRIDLPSTRALINAILDGSIENAEFETIPVFNLQVPKSVKGVESKFLNPRNSWPNPAEWDVKARELAEKFVKNFENFTDNDAGKKLIAAGPIV
- a CDS encoding tetratricopeptide repeat-containing sensor histidine kinase, producing MLLIKFTILLALTVTQSPSHEVNQIDQPSNAKNSINNLLGKAEQILAKSADSSLVLASEAAAQSKQLDDTLLLIKSYRAQGKAKSYLNQYNETIQLFDSAVILSTSLHNSPLIWEFNNDIGEIYSLKGDYVNALKSYLEALRIAERDKEKENIAKSNSSIAIILKNQKDYRDAISYLEKSLSIWRDLNNSQNVTRTIINIAGNLALLGDYDKSLENLLQAEKYASEIKDTSLLSDITISIANIYSYKSDFKESEKYYLKGVALKKSLNDIGGLAIIYNNMSVFYLNNFNFIKGERYAKLALDNAKLSNLQNIQMASFKSLSYIYSKQKKFENAYINQNSYIRLKDSLFTIQKSEQLEEIRAKYEAEKKEQQIKILEGENQIKEILIRQGNFVRNTLIGGITIFILLFVFIFRAYREKKRINILLEDKNNLIEQQKVDLSNKNIELNNVNSTKDRLFSIIAHDLRSPMSSMEGLSGIIRQLLSSGKTEKLDAIALHIDQTINRLNSLLDNLLNWSLSQINGLHINSEIIYIKKVVLYSVDIQKSALEAKKITLNIDINDDLKVYVDQNMLRTVIRNLISNAIKFTPSNGFINISASSDNGLVRVSVKDSGIGITFEKLNTIFEINSTKISAGTNGEKGTGLGLTLCRDFIALNNGNIDIISENGKGTEVFFSLPSKQ